The following proteins come from a genomic window of Acidimicrobiales bacterium:
- the rdgB gene encoding RdgB/HAM1 family non-canonical purine NTP pyrophosphatase, with the protein MTAMAPGGNGQGHDHGRGHGGSGDGRGGDGHGGGRLRLVLATANPDKAAEIVAIVAAAAADRVELVARPGTVVEVEETGDTLEENARLKAYALLEATGLPAVADDTGLEVDALDGAPGVYSSRFAGEHASYDDNVAKLLADLEAAGAHGPEARRARFRTVAMACFPGGREVVANGVVEGSIAEARRGGEGFGYDPVFVPDGGDGRTFAEMTAPEKNARSHRARAFRALAVGLVSA; encoded by the coding sequence CACGGGGGCTCCGGTGACGGCCGCGGCGGGGACGGCCACGGCGGCGGGCGCCTGCGCCTGGTGCTCGCCACCGCCAATCCCGACAAGGCCGCAGAGATCGTGGCCATCGTGGCCGCCGCCGCCGCCGACCGTGTCGAGCTGGTGGCCCGGCCGGGCACCGTGGTCGAGGTCGAGGAGACCGGGGACACCCTCGAGGAGAACGCCCGCCTGAAGGCGTACGCGCTCCTCGAGGCGACAGGCCTGCCAGCAGTCGCCGACGACACCGGGCTCGAGGTCGACGCCCTCGACGGCGCCCCGGGCGTGTACTCGTCGCGTTTCGCCGGTGAGCACGCCTCCTACGACGACAACGTGGCCAAGCTCCTGGCCGACCTCGAGGCCGCCGGGGCGCACGGCCCCGAGGCGCGCCGGGCCCGGTTCCGCACCGTGGCCATGGCCTGCTTCCCCGGCGGGCGGGAGGTGGTGGCGAACGGCGTGGTCGAGGGCTCCATCGCCGAGGCCCGGCGGGGGGGCGAGGGCTTCGGCTACGACCCGGTGTTCGTGCCCGACGGTGGGGACGGGCGCACCTTCGCCGAAATGACCGCCCCGGAGAAGAACGCCCGATCGCACCGGGCCCGGGCGTTCCGGGCCCTGGCGGTGGGGCTGGTCTCGGCCTGA